Proteins found in one Hyalangium gracile genomic segment:
- a CDS encoding ABC transporter ATP-binding protein has product MSAPDTLAIETRDLSKTYRLGFWMNKRVLALQGLTLSIQPGQVYGLLGPNGAGKSTTIKILMNLVQATSGMARIFGHAPDAKEARRNVGFLPENPAPYEYLTGEEFVRLAGQLVGLSGQDLDQRVKEVLGAVGMARTGGLQIRRYSKGMVQRIGLAQAIVGRPKLLILDEPTSGLDPVGRREIRDLILQERERGTTVLFCTHIIPDVEALCNRVAVLVNGKLAREGSVQELLTTQVPQVELTIEGLSLEALRGLGHPLEQVQDLTNRVLVRAGDAHVQPLLKSVLSAGGRVTKLQPSRFSLEDLFLQAMSEAKHGTVGGEIQS; this is encoded by the coding sequence ATGAGCGCTCCCGACACGCTAGCCATCGAGACCCGGGACCTGTCGAAGACGTATCGGCTGGGCTTCTGGATGAACAAGCGGGTTCTGGCACTTCAGGGCCTCACCCTCTCCATCCAGCCCGGGCAGGTCTATGGCCTGCTCGGCCCCAATGGCGCCGGCAAGTCCACCACCATCAAGATCCTCATGAACCTCGTCCAGGCGACGAGCGGCATGGCCCGCATCTTCGGGCACGCGCCGGACGCGAAGGAGGCCCGCCGCAACGTGGGCTTCCTGCCGGAGAACCCCGCCCCGTACGAGTACCTCACGGGCGAGGAGTTCGTCCGCCTGGCCGGCCAGCTCGTGGGGCTGAGCGGGCAGGACCTGGATCAGCGGGTGAAGGAGGTGCTGGGCGCGGTGGGCATGGCCCGCACCGGCGGCCTGCAGATCCGCCGCTACTCCAAGGGCATGGTGCAGCGCATCGGCCTGGCGCAGGCCATCGTCGGCCGGCCCAAGCTGCTCATCCTGGACGAGCCGACCAGCGGCCTGGATCCGGTGGGACGGCGGGAGATCCGCGATCTCATCCTCCAGGAGCGCGAGCGCGGCACCACGGTGCTCTTCTGCACGCACATCATCCCGGACGTGGAGGCGCTCTGTAACCGGGTGGCGGTGCTCGTCAACGGCAAGCTTGCGCGCGAGGGCAGCGTGCAGGAGCTGCTCACGACGCAGGTGCCGCAGGTGGAGCTCACCATCGAGGGCCTGTCGCTGGAGGCGCTGCGCGGCCTGGGCCACCCGCTCGAGCAGGTGCAGGACTTGACCAACCGCGTGCTGGTGCGCGCCGGAGATGCCCACGTGCAGCCGCTGCTCAAGAGCGTGCTGAGCGCGGGCGGCCGCGTCACCAAGCTGCAGCCATCCCGCTTCTCGCTGGAGGACCTGTTCCTCCAGGCGATGAGCGAGGCCAAGCACGGCACTGTCGGAGGAGAGATTCAGTCATGA